Proteins encoded in a region of the Stieleria neptunia genome:
- a CDS encoding vWA domain-containing protein, whose product MSELPNAPPLNHSPKASPEPPPDQTNRQQLRELELELDKIRCQADAARLDAQAAELELQIQRLRECLEHDDVADLESATRVAHLADSPQPPGPTAGPLPTAGRARSAFDSPRRRPPKAATIYRHGPPEADDHRDESDLARGETGFRPNPTSRRFENWNQVQDALDLAVVAPSGSDASGSDASGSDSHGTCSLDSLKQGSPKLGSRIAPGDTKPSNTKRSKTSPPRRSDPAEHIDLATTASDPPPRRRKPAAWLLSAVFHGLILLALAFFTLASPPPGDQIAIAGSVAETEELAIESLSIETPELPPTPHEPTPSELEDEISDIGEISVVDLISDAPPAPPTPLIESMIRRDVTSMTAMSLKSDSDATMSFCGVDGGGNHFVYLVDSSGSMGDAFESARAALLQSIRLLKPDQRFYVIFFDAEPDYMRLSSADQDEPRSVYATAENKQRLQRWAMRIKMDRGRAPYDALPFALELNPDVIFLLSDGEFPQRIEDLLAEINRVDNLFGDDGPISIVHTIGYHSREGESRMRRIAKQNGGQYRYVPKPNE is encoded by the coding sequence ATGTCCGAGTTGCCGAACGCTCCCCCGTTGAATCATTCCCCCAAGGCGTCGCCCGAGCCGCCCCCGGATCAAACCAATCGCCAGCAGCTGCGTGAACTGGAACTGGAACTCGACAAGATCCGCTGCCAAGCCGACGCGGCGCGGTTGGATGCTCAAGCGGCCGAGTTGGAATTGCAGATTCAGCGGCTTCGCGAATGCCTGGAACACGACGACGTCGCCGATCTGGAATCGGCGACGCGCGTCGCTCACCTGGCCGATTCCCCGCAGCCGCCGGGACCGACTGCCGGGCCACTCCCCACAGCGGGTCGCGCGCGTTCTGCCTTCGATTCTCCACGCAGACGGCCACCCAAAGCCGCGACGATCTACCGCCACGGTCCGCCCGAGGCGGACGATCACCGCGATGAATCCGATCTTGCCCGGGGCGAGACCGGATTTCGCCCCAATCCCACCAGCCGACGCTTTGAAAACTGGAACCAGGTGCAAGACGCGCTCGATCTCGCGGTCGTCGCTCCATCAGGCAGCGACGCATCAGGCAGCGACGCATCAGGCAGCGACTCGCACGGGACCTGTTCGCTGGACTCGCTAAAGCAGGGCTCGCCGAAGCTGGGCTCGCGGATTGCCCCGGGGGACACCAAACCGTCAAACACCAAACGATCGAAAACATCGCCGCCGCGGCGTTCGGATCCGGCGGAGCACATCGATCTGGCCACCACGGCGTCCGACCCTCCGCCGCGACGACGCAAGCCTGCCGCCTGGTTGCTCAGCGCGGTGTTCCACGGCTTGATCTTGCTCGCGCTGGCGTTCTTCACGCTGGCATCGCCGCCACCGGGAGACCAGATCGCGATCGCCGGTTCGGTCGCCGAGACGGAAGAATTGGCCATCGAATCGCTCTCGATCGAAACCCCCGAGCTGCCGCCGACGCCGCACGAACCGACACCGAGCGAGTTGGAGGATGAGATCAGCGACATCGGCGAGATTTCCGTGGTCGATTTGATCAGCGATGCACCGCCGGCACCGCCGACCCCGCTGATCGAGTCGATGATCCGGCGCGACGTGACCAGCATGACAGCGATGTCATTGAAATCCGATTCCGATGCGACGATGAGCTTTTGCGGCGTCGACGGCGGCGGCAACCACTTTGTCTATTTGGTCGACAGCAGCGGCAGCATGGGCGACGCGTTTGAATCGGCGCGCGCGGCGTTGTTGCAATCGATTCGCTTGCTGAAACCCGATCAACGTTTTTACGTCATCTTTTTCGACGCCGAACCGGATTACATGCGATTGTCGTCTGCCGACCAAGACGAGCCCCGGAGCGTTTACGCGACGGCCGAGAACAAGCAGAGGCTGCAGCGGTGGGCGATGAGGATCAAGATGGATCGTGGCCGGGCGCCCTATGACGCCTTGCCGTTTGCGCTGGAACTGAATCCGGACGTGATCTTTCTGTTGTCCGACGGTGAGTTCCCCCAGCGGATCGAGGACCTGTTGGCGGAGATCAATCGCGTCGACAATCTGTTCGGCGACGACGGCCCGATCAGCATCGTGCACACGATCGGCTATCACAGCCGAGAAGGCGAGAGTCGGATGCGGCGGATCGCCAAACAGAACGGCGGCCAATACCGGTATGTCCCCAAACCGAACGAATGA
- a CDS encoding DJ-1/PfpI family protein produces MGKKILMIVGDYVEDYEAMVPLQILQTMGHAVDTVCPDKSPGDTVATAIHDFDGDQTYSEKPGHRFAITADFSAVDVADYDALVVPGGRAPEYLRLNDRVLEIVKQFDVEKKPIAAICHGPQILAAAGVLVGKDCSCYPAVQFEVTAGGGKYVEPAATMDSAHTHGHLVSAPAWPAHPAWMRAFLELLN; encoded by the coding sequence ATGGGCAAGAAGATTTTGATGATCGTCGGGGACTATGTCGAGGATTACGAGGCGATGGTCCCGCTGCAGATCCTGCAAACGATGGGTCACGCCGTCGACACGGTCTGTCCCGACAAATCGCCCGGCGACACGGTGGCGACGGCGATCCATGATTTCGACGGGGACCAGACCTACAGCGAAAAACCCGGGCACCGCTTCGCCATCACCGCCGATTTTTCTGCGGTCGACGTCGCGGACTACGACGCCTTGGTGGTCCCGGGCGGCCGGGCGCCGGAATACCTGCGTCTCAACGACCGGGTGTTGGAGATTGTCAAGCAATTTGACGTCGAAAAGAAACCGATCGCCGCGATCTGTCACGGCCCGCAAATCCTCGCCGCGGCAGGCGTCTTGGTCGGAAAAGACTGCAGTTGCTACCCTGCGGTGCAGTTCGAAGTCACCGCCGGGGGTGGGAAATATGTCGAGCCGGCCGCGACGATGGATTCGGCTCACACGCACGGACACCTGGTCAGCGCACCGGCCTGGCCGGCCCATCCTGCCTGGATGCGGGCCTTTTTAGAGCTTCTCAATTAG
- a CDS encoding alpha/beta hydrolase, which translates to MRRLSVRVVIFAFTLTLLTQSTLSAQGPRKKVDPPPPPGPVKLPTKDGLELSGYYFGSNKGKAAIPVMIVHEWKGQKAPYGKLCVALRDAGCAVLALDYRGHGGSREYTDPRGETQEFDLERMRKQHVMAIVKYDLDAAKAFLEKENNEGKLNLNALVVIGIREGCVLAAGWTQRDWSFVPVGTRKQGQDVKALVLVSPERLLKGVPIETSIAVPTVASLPIMMVVGEGSAEQSDTDRIYKRVEAAKKKLSGGKDPQGLELLQVKQPLGGPFLVNESAKVIPEIVKFVTSQVPISETDNPWIER; encoded by the coding sequence ATGCGCCGTCTGTCCGTACGAGTTGTCATCTTTGCGTTCACACTGACGTTGTTGACGCAGTCGACTCTCTCCGCACAAGGTCCTCGGAAGAAGGTGGATCCGCCGCCTCCGCCGGGGCCCGTCAAATTGCCGACCAAGGACGGTTTGGAACTGAGCGGATATTATTTCGGTTCCAACAAAGGCAAGGCGGCGATCCCGGTGATGATCGTCCATGAGTGGAAAGGGCAAAAGGCTCCCTACGGCAAGCTGTGCGTCGCACTCCGCGATGCCGGCTGCGCCGTCTTGGCGCTCGACTACCGCGGGCACGGCGGATCGCGTGAGTACACCGATCCACGTGGTGAAACCCAAGAGTTCGATTTGGAACGGATGCGAAAGCAACACGTGATGGCGATCGTCAAGTACGACTTGGATGCGGCCAAAGCGTTCTTGGAAAAGGAAAACAACGAGGGAAAGTTGAATTTGAACGCGCTGGTCGTCATCGGCATCCGCGAAGGCTGTGTGTTAGCCGCCGGTTGGACGCAACGCGATTGGAGTTTTGTGCCCGTCGGGACACGCAAGCAAGGCCAAGACGTCAAAGCCCTGGTGCTGGTGTCGCCGGAACGATTGTTGAAGGGGGTCCCGATCGAAACCTCGATCGCGGTTCCCACCGTCGCCTCACTGCCGATCATGATGGTTGTCGGTGAAGGCTCCGCGGAGCAGAGCGACACCGATCGAATCTACAAGCGTGTCGAGGCGGCCAAAAAGAAACTCAGCGGAGGCAAGGATCCGCAAGGGCTGGAATTGCTACAGGTCAAGCAGCCGTTGGGAGGCCCCTTCTTGGTCAACGAATCGGCCAAGGTGATCCCCGAGATCGTCAAGTTTGTCACCTCGCAAGTGCCGATCAGCGAAACCGACAACCCCTGGATCGAACGCTAG